One Proteinivorax tanatarense DNA segment encodes these proteins:
- the gcvPA gene encoding aminomethyl-transferring glycine dehydrogenase subunit GcvPA, with amino-acid sequence MNHRFIPKTHEERKEMLSEIGKSSVEELFSQIPKSLKMEKQLDIKGPMSELELTKHINTLASKNKIDDNTISFLGGGSYDHYIPSVIKHITGRSEFYTAYTPYQAEISQGVLQSIFEFQTMISRLTNMEVSNASMYDGATAAAEAMLMAKNKNKKGSVLISKAINPNYRKVLKTYAAQLGIELEEIDFDRETGQTNIAGLESKLESKIAGVIIQSPNYFGVIEEMEKIGEILKDHKALFIAVVDPISLAVLKRPGDYYADIAVGEGQSLGIAQSYGGPYLGFFSTTKKLMRKMPGRVVGKTRDKDGDTGFVLTLQTREQHIRRDKATSNICSNQALCALAATVYMSTMGKQGLKEVAAQSLQKAHYAKQKFSGIEGVTPLFTGPTFKEFALKLEKPEVTKDLEKHNIYIGVSLENDYPELSNSIISAVTEKRTSTEIEKTVKKWGEMA; translated from the coding sequence ATGAATCATCGCTTCATTCCTAAAACCCACGAAGAGCGCAAAGAAATGCTTTCGGAAATTGGTAAGTCAAGTGTAGAAGAACTTTTTTCTCAAATCCCTAAAAGCTTGAAAATGGAGAAACAACTCGACATAAAAGGTCCAATGTCGGAGCTAGAACTAACTAAACACATAAATACACTGGCTTCAAAAAACAAGATTGATGATAACACTATCAGCTTTTTAGGCGGGGGGAGCTACGATCATTATATTCCGTCTGTGATAAAACACATCACCGGTCGCTCAGAATTCTACACCGCCTACACTCCTTATCAAGCAGAAATTAGTCAGGGAGTGCTTCAATCAATATTTGAATTTCAAACAATGATCAGCCGCTTGACCAACATGGAGGTTTCCAACGCTTCTATGTATGATGGGGCAACAGCTGCTGCAGAAGCTATGCTTATGGCAAAAAACAAAAACAAAAAAGGATCTGTGTTAATATCAAAAGCCATAAATCCTAATTATCGTAAAGTACTGAAAACATATGCAGCGCAGCTAGGCATAGAACTTGAAGAAATTGACTTTGATAGAGAAACAGGGCAGACCAATATAGCCGGGCTAGAATCTAAGTTAGAGAGCAAAATTGCTGGAGTTATTATTCAAAGCCCTAACTATTTTGGAGTTATCGAAGAAATGGAAAAAATAGGTGAAATACTAAAAGATCACAAGGCTCTTTTTATCGCTGTTGTAGATCCAATATCTTTAGCAGTGCTAAAAAGACCTGGAGATTATTATGCCGATATCGCAGTAGGCGAAGGTCAAAGCTTAGGCATTGCTCAGTCCTATGGTGGACCTTATCTTGGTTTTTTCTCCACCACCAAAAAGTTGATGAGAAAAATGCCAGGAAGAGTAGTTGGCAAGACTAGAGACAAAGATGGCGATACAGGATTTGTGTTAACTCTTCAAACGCGGGAACAGCATATACGCAGAGATAAAGCCACATCTAATATCTGTTCTAATCAAGCGCTATGTGCTTTGGCTGCCACAGTTTACATGTCAACCATGGGGAAACAAGGGCTCAAAGAAGTAGCAGCACAATCACTGCAAAAGGCACATTATGCTAAGCAGAAATTTTCTGGTATCGAGGGCGTCACCCCTCTTTTTACAGGGCCAACCTTTAAAGAGTTTGCTCTAAAACTTGAAAAGCCAGAAGTTACTAAAGATCTAGAAAAACACAACATCTATATCGGTGTTTCTTTAGAGAATGACTACCCAGAGCTATCTAATAGTATTATTTCCGCAGTTACAGAAAAAAGAACCAGTACGGAAATAGAAAAAACTGTTAAAAAGTGGGGTGAGATGGCATAA
- the gcvH gene encoding glycine cleavage system protein GcvH — MSKLMYTKEHEWVKVEGNKVTVGITNHAQDQLGDIVFVELPEVDEEVEKGDDFVVIESVKAAADVYSPVEGTIVEVNEELEDSPELINEDAEENAWIAKFEIEDTDQFEEGFMTLEEYQALIEEE; from the coding sequence ATGTCGAAATTAATGTACACAAAAGAACATGAATGGGTAAAAGTAGAGGGAAATAAGGTGACTGTAGGAATCACAAACCACGCTCAAGACCAGCTAGGTGACATCGTATTTGTGGAGCTTCCAGAAGTAGATGAAGAGGTAGAAAAAGGAGATGATTTTGTTGTAATTGAATCAGTAAAAGCAGCTGCTGATGTTTACTCTCCAGTTGAAGGAACAATTGTCGAAGTAAATGAAGAGCTTGAAGATAGTCCGGAACTAATCAATGAAGATGCAGAAGAAAACGCTTGGATTGCAAAATTTGAAATTGAAGATACAGATCAATTTGAAGAAGGTTTTATGACGTTAGAGGAATATCAAGCACTTATCGAGGAGGAGTAA